The proteins below are encoded in one region of Dioscorea cayenensis subsp. rotundata cultivar TDr96_F1 chromosome 18, TDr96_F1_v2_PseudoChromosome.rev07_lg8_w22 25.fasta, whole genome shotgun sequence:
- the LOC120282406 gene encoding esterase OVCA2-like produces the protein MGSMLEQVKGGRKPRVLCLHGFRTSGEIMEKQLLGKWPPEVTSRFDLCFPDGPWPATGKSEVEALFPPPYYEWYQYNKDFTVYNRLDECLVYIEDLLIKHGPFDGILGFSQGAILAAAVTAMQIKGTSSKKFQKVKFVVMMSGARFTVPAVAERIYPDKITCPSVHFLGDIDFLKGEGELLAQTFVDPVIMHHSKGHTIPRLDEENVKTMLTFIDRVEKLCASSEVEIEEKLELQ, from the exons ATGGGGAGCATGCTGGAACAGGTTAAGGGAGGGAGGAAACCGAGAGTTCTATGCCTGCACGGGTTTCGCACGAGCGGTGAGATCATGGAAAAGCAGTTACTTGGGAAGTGGCCTCCGGAAGTCACTTCCCGGTTTGATTTGTGTTTTCCGGATGGACCTTGGCCTGCAACTGGGAAGTCGGAAGTGGAAGCCCTTTTCCCTCCTCCTTATTATGAATGGTACCAATATAACAAG GATTTCACTGTTTACAATAGACTTGATGAGTGTCTAGTCTATATTGAGGACTTGTTGATCAAACATGGACCGTTCGATGGCATCTTGGGCTTTTCTCAG GGGGCAATTCTTGCTGCCGCTGTGACAGCTATGCAAATTAAG ggtacatcatcaaagaaatttcaaaaagtgAAGTTTGTGGTGATGATGAGTGGTGCTAGGTTCACTGTACCGGCGGTGGCTGAAAGGATCTACCCTGATAAAATCACCTGCCCTTCTGTTCATTTCTTAg GTGATATTGATTTCTTGAAGGGAGAAGGTGAATTGCTAGCACAAACTTTTGTTGACCCGGTTATCATGCACCATTCCAAGGGCCATACCATCCCTAGACtcg ATGAAGAAAATGTGAAGACAATGCTCACTTTCATTGATAGAGTTGAGAAATTGTGTGCAAGTTCAGAAGTTGAAATTGAGGAGAAACTAGAGTTACaataa
- the LOC120282264 gene encoding phytochrome-associated serine/threonine-protein phosphatase — MDLDLWISKVKDGQHLMEDELQLLCEYVKEILIEESNVQPVNSPVTVCGDIHGQFHDLMKLFQTGGHVPETNYIFMGDFVDRGYNSLEVFTILLLLKARYPANITLLRGNHESRQLTQVYGFYDECQRKYGNANAWRYCTDVFDYLTLSAIIDGTVLCVHGGLSPDIRTIDQIRVIDRNCEIPHEGPFCDLMWSDPEEIDTWAVSPRGAGWLFGSRVTSEFNHINNLDLVCRAHQLVQEGLKYMFQDKGLVTVWSAPNYCYRCGNVASILSFNEKMEREVKFFTETEENNQMRGPRSGVPYFL; from the exons ATGGACTTGGATCTATGGATATCCAAGGTGAAGGATGGCCAGCATCTCATGGAGGACGAGCTCCAGCTCCTTTGTGAATAC GTGAAGGAGATTCTTATTGAGGAATCTAATGTCCAACCAGTTAATAGCCCTGTCACTGTTTGTGGAGACATCCATGGGCAGTTCCATGATCTAATGAAGCTCTTCCAAACTGGAGGTCATGTTCCTGAGACAAACTACATTTTTATG GGTGATTTTGTTGATCGTGGCTACAATAGTTTGGAGGTTTTCACGATTCTTTTGCTTCTTAAAGCTAG GTATCCTGCAAATATAACCCTTTTACGCGGGAATCATGAAAGCAGGCAATTAACACAG GTCTATGGATTTTATGATGAGTGTCAGAGGAAATATGGAAATGCCAATGCTTGGCGGTACTGTACTGATGTTTTTGACTACCTAACTTTATCTGCAATAATCGATGGAACT gttctttgtgttcatggtGGACTTTCTCCTGATATCCGAACAATTGATCAG ATTAGAGTCATTGACCGGAATTGTGAAATTCCTCATGAGGGTCCATTTTGTGATCTCATGTGGAGTGACCCGGAAGAAATTGATACTTGGGCCGTCAGTCCACGTGGCGCTGGGTGGCTTTTTGGTTCGAGGGTGACATCGGAG TTCAATCACATAAACAACCTAGATCTTGTGTGTCGAGCACACCAGCTTGTGCAAGAGGGTTTGAAATACATGTTTCAAGACAAGGGCCTTGTGACA GTGTGGTCTGCGCCTAATTATTGTTACCGATGTGGAAATGTCGCATCCATTCTGAGCTTCAATGAAAAAATG GAAAGAGAGGTCAAGTTCTTCACTGAAAcagaagaaaacaatcaaatgaGGGGTCCCAGGTCAGGTGTTCCATATTTTCTATGA